DNA from Thermomicrobium roseum DSM 5159:
GCCAGAAGCGCACTTACGGCCGGGACCGCGATCGCCACTGCACCGGCCCGTCGCATGAAGCCGCGTCGCGTGAGTCGCTCGGTCGCGTCTCGACGCATGATTCGAGCCTCCTCACTCCGCAAGAGTCGCTCCAACAACTCTTGCACCATCACTCCGCCTGTTCCCACAGTGGAGCCGTGCTCGGGCACAGCTCCTGCAGAGAGTATGCCAAAGCGGTCGCAGACAGCGGACTGCGACGCACACTTCGTCAAATTTTTCCTGACATCGGTTGTGGAGTCACCCGAGTTGGGCATCGGTGGTGACGAAGCCGTATCCACGCTCTTGGAGAGCTGCGATCAGCTGCGGGAGTGCAGCGGCATCGGTCGACTGCGCACCGACATGAAGGAGCACGATGGCACCCGGTTGTGCTGCCGCCAGAACGCGCGTGACGACCTCTTCGGGCGGAATGCCGCGCCAGCCGAGGGAATCGACTGTCCACATGACGACGACGCTGTAACCGAGTTCCGGGAGGAGCGTAAGGAGTGCCTCGTCGTAATCCCCGTAGGGTGGCCGAAAATAGGGGCGCATGGTGGTTTCGCTGCCCGAGACGGCAGCGACTGCCTGCTCGGCTCTTCGGATTTCGGCTGCGCGCTGGTCGACCGACAACGGTGGAGATCCGGTCGAGCGACCGGTGAAGGAGGGGTGCGTATCGGAGTGATTGATGAGGCGATGTCCTTCACGGAGCATGCGCGCGACGAGGTCGGGATTCGCCCGTGCCCAAGCTCCCGTCATTCCGAAAGTGG
Protein-coding regions in this window:
- a CDS encoding polysaccharide deacetylase family protein — protein: MIGRHPLLGLSGILISWLVVGLACRGPAIYPTVTEPTGTATPSPTESAPTAATTPIASPVPLPRPTPFPTPNPTPPPPTPPIEPTPLTTPTSPSLSSPTPTSLPVQSVARVITRLETTQAVIALTFDCGADRGYAEEILDELARHGIRATFGMTGAWARANPDLVARMLREGHRLINHSDTHPSFTGRSTGSPPLSVDQRAAEIRRAEQAVAAVSGSETTMRPYFRPPYGDYDEALLTLLPELGYSVVVMWTVDSLGWRGIPPEEVVTRVLAAAQPGAIVLLHVGAQSTDAAALPQLIAALQERGYGFVTTDAQLG